In Streptomyces violaceusniger Tu 4113, one DNA window encodes the following:
- the pdxS gene encoding pyridoxal 5'-phosphate synthase lyase subunit PdxS, whose product MSITPASTPNSDAPATGTARVKRGMAEQLKGGVIMDVVTPEQAKVAEDAGAVAVMALERVPADIRKDGGVARMSDPDMIEGIIGAVSIPVMAKSRIGHFVEAQVLQSLGVDYIDESEVLTPADEVNHSDKWSFTTPFVCGATNLGEALRRIAEGAAMIRSKGEAGTGNVVEAVRHLRQIKGEIARLRGLDNHELYAAAKEIRAPYELVAEIAQTGKLPVVLFSAGGVATPADAALMRQLGAEGVFVGSGIFKSGDPAKRAAAIVKATTFYDDPKVIADASRDLGEAMVGINCDTLPESERYASRGW is encoded by the coding sequence GTGTCCATCACGCCCGCCAGCACGCCCAACTCCGACGCCCCCGCGACCGGCACCGCCCGCGTCAAGCGCGGTATGGCCGAGCAGCTCAAGGGTGGCGTGATCATGGACGTCGTCACCCCCGAGCAGGCCAAGGTCGCCGAGGACGCCGGTGCCGTCGCGGTCATGGCACTCGAGCGGGTGCCGGCCGACATCCGTAAGGACGGCGGCGTGGCCCGGATGTCCGACCCGGACATGATCGAGGGCATCATCGGCGCCGTCTCCATCCCGGTCATGGCCAAGTCGCGGATCGGCCACTTCGTCGAGGCGCAGGTGCTGCAGTCGCTCGGCGTCGACTACATCGACGAGTCCGAGGTCCTCACCCCGGCCGACGAGGTCAACCACAGCGACAAGTGGTCCTTCACCACCCCCTTCGTCTGCGGAGCCACCAACCTGGGCGAGGCGTTGCGCCGGATCGCCGAGGGTGCGGCCATGATCCGTTCCAAGGGCGAGGCCGGCACCGGCAACGTCGTCGAGGCGGTCCGCCACCTGCGCCAGATCAAGGGCGAGATCGCCCGCCTGCGCGGCCTGGACAACCACGAGCTCTACGCGGCCGCCAAGGAGATCCGGGCCCCGTACGAGCTGGTCGCCGAGATCGCGCAGACCGGCAAGCTGCCGGTCGTGCTGTTCTCCGCCGGCGGTGTCGCCACCCCGGCCGACGCCGCGCTGATGCGCCAGCTCGGCGCCGAGGGCGTCTTCGTGGGCTCCGGCATCTTCAAGTCGGGCGACCCGGCCAAGCGCGCCGCCGCGATCGTGAAGGCCACCACCTTCTACGACGACCCCAAGGTCATCGCGGACGCGTCCCGGGACCTCGGCGAGGCCATGGTCGGCATCAACTGCGACACCCTCCCCGAGTCCGAGCGCTACGCCAGCCGCGGCTGGTAA
- the pdxT gene encoding pyridoxal 5'-phosphate synthase glutaminase subunit PdxT: MTTSSTASLPTTSTPDAPVIGVLALQGDVREHFAALTAAGATARQVRRPEELAEVAALVIPGGESTTMSKLAVIFGLLEPLRERVRAGMPVYGTCAGMIMLADKILDGRDDQETIGGIDMIVRRNAFGRQNESFEARVDIEGIEGGPVEGLFIRAPWVESVGGGAQVLATFDGHTVAVRQGNVLATSFHPELTGDHRVHKLFVEMVRRA; the protein is encoded by the coding sequence GTGACTACGTCGTCCACTGCTTCCCTGCCGACCACGTCCACGCCCGACGCGCCCGTGATCGGTGTGCTCGCCCTCCAGGGCGATGTCCGCGAGCACTTCGCCGCGCTCACCGCGGCCGGGGCCACGGCCCGGCAGGTCCGCCGCCCCGAGGAACTCGCCGAGGTCGCGGCCCTGGTGATCCCGGGGGGCGAGTCGACCACCATGTCCAAGCTGGCGGTCATCTTCGGGCTGCTGGAGCCGCTGCGCGAGCGGGTCCGGGCCGGAATGCCGGTGTACGGTACGTGCGCGGGCATGATCATGCTCGCGGACAAGATCCTCGACGGCCGGGACGACCAGGAGACCATCGGCGGCATCGACATGATCGTGCGCCGCAACGCCTTCGGCCGTCAGAACGAGTCCTTCGAGGCCCGGGTCGACATCGAGGGCATCGAGGGCGGCCCGGTCGAGGGGCTCTTCATCCGCGCGCCGTGGGTCGAGTCCGTGGGCGGCGGTGCCCAGGTGCTCGCGACGTTCGACGGGCACACCGTCGCCGTCCGGCAGGGCAATGTCCTGGCGACCTCGTTCCACCCCGAGCTGACGGGTGACCACCGGGTGCACAAGCTTTTCGTAGAAATGGTGCGGCGCGCGTAG
- a CDS encoding YebC/PmpR family DNA-binding transcriptional regulator: MSGHSKWATTKHKKAVIDAKRGKLFAKLIKNIEVAARMGGSDPEGNPTLFDAIQKAKKSSVPNKNIDSAVKRGAGLEAGGAEYETIMYEGYGPNGVAVLIECLTDNRNRAASDVRVAMTRNGGSMADPGSVSYLFNRKGVVIVPKGELAEDDVLGAVLDAGAEEVNDLGESFEVISEATDLVAVRTALQGEGIDYDSAEANFVPTMQVELEEDAARKIFKLIDALEDSDDVQNVFANFDVSDEVMAKVDA, encoded by the coding sequence ATGTCCGGCCACTCTAAATGGGCTACGACGAAGCACAAGAAGGCCGTGATCGATGCCAAGCGCGGCAAGCTCTTCGCGAAGCTGATCAAGAACATCGAGGTCGCGGCCCGGATGGGCGGTTCCGACCCGGAGGGCAACCCGACGCTCTTCGACGCCATCCAGAAGGCGAAGAAGTCGTCGGTTCCGAACAAGAACATCGACAGCGCGGTCAAGCGCGGCGCAGGTCTCGAGGCCGGTGGCGCCGAGTACGAGACGATCATGTACGAGGGCTACGGCCCCAACGGCGTGGCCGTGCTCATCGAGTGCCTGACCGACAACCGCAACCGCGCGGCCTCCGATGTCCGCGTCGCGATGACGCGCAACGGCGGCTCGATGGCCGACCCGGGCTCCGTGTCGTATCTGTTCAACCGTAAGGGCGTCGTCATCGTCCCCAAGGGCGAGCTCGCCGAGGACGACGTGCTGGGCGCGGTCCTGGACGCGGGCGCCGAGGAGGTCAACGACCTCGGTGAGTCCTTCGAGGTGATCAGCGAGGCCACCGACCTGGTCGCGGTCCGCACCGCCCTGCAGGGGGAGGGCATCGACTACGACTCGGCCGAGGCCAACTTCGTGCCCACGATGCAGGTCGAGCTCGAGGAAGACGCCGCGCGCAAGATCTTCAAGCTGATCGACGCTCTCGAGGACAGCGACGATGTGCAGAACGTCTTCGCCAACTTCGACGTCTCCGACGAGGTCATGGCCAAGGTGGACGCCTGA
- the ruvC gene encoding crossover junction endodeoxyribonuclease RuvC encodes MRVLGVDPGLTRCGVGVVEGVAGRPLRMLGVGVVRTGADLAIGDRLVLIERGIEEWLDAHRPESVAVERVFSQHNVRTVMGTAQASAVAMLCAARRGLPVALHTPSEVKAAVTGSGRADKAQVGSMVTRLLRLDAPPKPADAADALALAICHIWRAPVTNRLQQAVAAHRTTNNARTTNSARTASPDRPTSTARTTKGRIS; translated from the coding sequence GTGCGGGTGCTGGGCGTGGACCCGGGGCTGACCCGGTGCGGCGTCGGCGTGGTCGAGGGGGTCGCGGGCCGCCCGCTGCGGATGCTCGGCGTCGGCGTCGTCCGGACCGGGGCGGATCTCGCGATCGGCGACCGGCTCGTCCTCATCGAGCGCGGCATAGAGGAGTGGCTGGACGCCCACCGGCCCGAATCCGTCGCCGTGGAGCGGGTGTTCAGCCAGCACAATGTGCGCACCGTCATGGGCACCGCCCAGGCCAGCGCCGTCGCGATGCTGTGCGCGGCCCGCCGCGGGCTCCCGGTCGCGCTGCACACCCCCAGCGAGGTCAAGGCGGCCGTGACCGGATCCGGGCGCGCCGACAAGGCGCAGGTCGGCTCGATGGTGACCCGGCTGCTGCGGCTGGACGCACCGCCCAAACCGGCCGACGCGGCGGACGCCCTGGCGCTCGCCATCTGCCATATCTGGCGGGCTCCCGTGACCAACCGCCTCCAACAGGCCGTCGCCGCTCACCGCACCACGAATAACGCCCGCACCACGAATAGCGCTCGCACCGCGAGTCCCGACCGCCCCACGAGCACCGCGCGCACCACGAAAGGCCGTATCTCATGA
- the ruvA gene encoding Holliday junction branch migration protein RuvA, giving the protein MIAFVSGPVAAVAPDTAVIEVGGIGMALQCTPATLAGLRVGQQARLATSLVVREDSLTLYGFADDDERQVFELLQTASGVGPRLAQAMLAVHSPDVLRLAVSTGDEKALTAVPGIGKKGAQRLLLELKDRLGEPLGSAVPSARSAAAPGWSDQLHTALVGLGYATREADEAVAAVTPQAEEAVAAGGKPQVALLLRAALQTLNRTR; this is encoded by the coding sequence ATGATCGCGTTCGTCTCCGGTCCGGTGGCGGCCGTCGCCCCGGACACCGCCGTGATCGAGGTCGGCGGGATCGGGATGGCGCTCCAGTGCACCCCCGCCACCCTGGCCGGGCTGCGCGTCGGCCAGCAGGCCCGGCTGGCCACCTCCCTCGTCGTCCGTGAGGACTCGCTGACCCTCTACGGCTTCGCCGACGACGACGAGCGCCAGGTCTTCGAGCTGCTCCAGACCGCCAGCGGGGTCGGCCCCCGGCTGGCCCAGGCCATGCTGGCGGTGCACTCCCCGGACGTGCTGCGGCTCGCGGTGTCCACCGGGGACGAGAAGGCGCTCACCGCCGTCCCCGGCATCGGTAAGAAGGGGGCGCAGCGGCTGCTGCTGGAGCTGAAGGACCGGCTCGGCGAGCCACTCGGCTCCGCCGTCCCCAGCGCCCGCTCCGCGGCGGCCCCCGGCTGGAGCGACCAGTTGCACACCGCGCTGGTCGGCCTCGGCTACGCCACCCGGGAGGCCGACGAGGCGGTGGCCGCCGTCACCCCGCAGGCCGAGGAGGCGGTGGCCGCGGGCGGCAAGCCCCAGGTGGCTCTGCTGCTGCGGGCCGCTCTGCAGACCCTGAACCGCACACGGTGA
- the ruvB gene encoding Holliday junction branch migration DNA helicase RuvB: MNWDETPSATADDAPPGPGGRLVGADADGDDQAVEAALRPKDLGEFVGQERVREQLDLVLKAARQRGGTADHVLLSGAPGLGKTTLSMIIAAEMAAPIRITSGPAIQHAGDLAAILSSLAEGEVLFLDEIHRMSRPAEEMLYMAMEDFRVDVIVGKGPGATAIPLELPPFTLVGATTRAGLLPPPLRDRFGFTGHMEFYAPAELERVIHRSAGLLDVTIEAEGASEIAGRSRGTPRIANRLLRRVRDYAQVKADGVITREIAASALAVYDVDERGLDRLDRAVLSALLKLFGGGPVGLSTLAVAVGEERETVEEVAEPFLVREGLLARTPRGRIGTPAAWAHLGLTPPPQTAGGGQAGLFKA, encoded by the coding sequence GTGAACTGGGACGAGACCCCATCGGCCACCGCCGACGACGCCCCGCCCGGCCCGGGCGGCAGGCTGGTGGGCGCCGACGCCGACGGCGACGACCAGGCGGTGGAGGCCGCGCTGCGCCCGAAGGACCTCGGCGAGTTCGTCGGGCAGGAGCGGGTGCGCGAGCAGCTTGACCTGGTGCTCAAGGCGGCCCGGCAGCGCGGCGGCACCGCCGACCACGTGCTGCTCTCCGGCGCGCCCGGACTGGGCAAGACCACCCTCTCCATGATCATCGCCGCCGAGATGGCCGCCCCGATCCGGATCACCTCCGGCCCCGCCATCCAGCACGCCGGCGATCTGGCCGCGATCCTCTCCTCCCTCGCCGAGGGCGAGGTGCTCTTCCTGGACGAGATCCACCGGATGTCCCGGCCCGCCGAGGAAATGCTCTATATGGCGATGGAGGACTTCCGCGTCGACGTCATCGTCGGCAAGGGGCCCGGGGCCACCGCCATCCCGCTGGAGCTGCCGCCGTTCACGCTGGTCGGCGCCACCACCCGGGCCGGGCTGCTGCCGCCCCCGCTGCGCGACCGCTTCGGCTTCACCGGCCATATGGAGTTCTACGCCCCGGCCGAGCTGGAGCGGGTCATCCACCGCTCCGCCGGGCTGCTCGATGTGACCATCGAGGCCGAGGGCGCCTCCGAGATCGCGGGCCGCTCCCGCGGCACCCCCCGGATCGCCAACCGCCTGCTGCGCCGGGTGCGGGACTACGCCCAGGTCAAGGCCGACGGCGTGATCACGCGCGAGATCGCCGCCAGTGCCCTCGCCGTGTACGACGTGGACGAGCGCGGCCTGGACCGGCTGGACCGGGCGGTGCTCAGCGCCCTGCTCAAGCTGTTCGGCGGCGGCCCGGTGGGGCTGTCGACCCTGGCGGTCGCCGTGGGGGAGGAGCGTGAGACGGTCGAGGAGGTCGCCGAGCCCTTCCTGGTCCGGGAGGGGCTGCTGGCCCGTACGCCCCGGGGGCGGATCGGCACCCCGGCGGCCTGGGCCCATCTGGGGCTGACCCCGCCGCCGCAGACCGCCGGCGGCGGCCAGGCGGGGCTCTTCAAGGCGTGA
- the yajC gene encoding preprotein translocase subunit YajC, which translates to MNIVTLLPFIVLIGAMFLMTRSAKNKQRKAQQMRSDMHPGTGVRTIGGMYATVKEVHDDTVLLEVAPGVHAIYAKNSVGAVLDDAEYNRIVHGIDPDEDVDAADTPVVPDDASSLTEAADAGDGDSSADKADAAEEEADEKAGKTDVKKIDLGKDDAVAASTSEDEKRDGGTDAK; encoded by the coding sequence GTGAATATCGTGACTCTCCTGCCGTTCATCGTGCTCATCGGGGCCATGTTCCTGATGACGCGTTCGGCCAAGAACAAGCAGCGCAAGGCCCAGCAGATGCGCAGTGACATGCACCCGGGCACCGGCGTGCGGACCATTGGCGGCATGTACGCGACGGTCAAGGAGGTCCACGACGACACGGTCCTCCTCGAGGTGGCCCCCGGCGTGCACGCGATCTACGCGAAGAACTCGGTGGGCGCCGTCCTGGATGACGCCGAGTACAACCGCATCGTGCACGGCATCGACCCCGACGAGGACGTCGACGCCGCCGACACCCCTGTCGTTCCCGACGACGCCTCCTCGCTGACCGAGGCCGCCGACGCCGGTGATGGCGACTCCTCCGCCGACAAGGCCGACGCGGCCGAAGAAGAGGCGGACGAGAAGGCCGGGAAGACGGATGTCAAGAAGATCGACCTCGGCAAGGACGACGCCGTCGCGGCGAGCACTTCCGAGGACGAGAAGCGGGACGGCGGCACCGACGCGAAGTAA
- the secD gene encoding protein translocase subunit SecD, which produces MAAPKKGRRSSGSQGRPGRALAVILIAIVALTGGMFVSGHTTPRLGIDLAGGTSFTLEAKNQPGKPNAINTDNMNTAVSIIERRVNGLGVSEAEVQTQGEKHIIVNIPKGTNAKQARQQVGTTAQLYFRPVATTTSGQKTPEPSSTPSPSASAGGKGDDKGGKPSGTPSASSSASTSSSASPSTQGRALSEGLKADKKPSETPSPSNTPKPDPSKNPPGSTSQEELAKQFAALDCTKPAARAAVADKAANAKPSDPVLACSEKGDSKFVLGPSEVEGTDVDDASAVFESQNGAGWIVQLDFNGKGSKKFAKTTGELTTKQSPQNRFAIVLDGEVVSDPEVTQGAITGGRATISGGFTQQSSEDLANVLSYGALPLSFDIADETTVSAALGGEQLDAGLVAGAIGLALVVIYLVVYYRGLALVAMASLGVSAILTYTIMVLLGPGIGFALNLPAVCGAIVAIGITADSFIVYFERIRDEIREGRSLRPAVERGWPRARRTILVSDFVSFLAAAVLYVVTVGKVQGFAFTLGLTTLLDVAVVFLFTKPLMTILARRPFFGNGHSWSGLDPKRLGVTPPLRRRRPAAPGPADTKEA; this is translated from the coding sequence GTGGCAGCACCGAAGAAGGGCCGCAGGTCCTCCGGGTCACAGGGCAGGCCCGGGCGCGCCTTGGCCGTCATCCTGATCGCCATCGTGGCGCTGACCGGAGGCATGTTCGTCTCCGGTCATACCACGCCGCGACTGGGTATCGATCTCGCGGGCGGCACCAGCTTCACGCTGGAGGCCAAGAACCAACCGGGCAAGCCCAACGCGATCAACACGGACAATATGAACACCGCCGTGAGCATCATCGAGCGGCGGGTCAACGGTCTGGGTGTGTCCGAGGCCGAGGTCCAGACGCAGGGCGAGAAGCACATCATCGTGAACATCCCCAAGGGGACGAACGCGAAGCAGGCCCGGCAGCAGGTCGGCACCACCGCCCAGCTCTACTTCCGGCCGGTGGCCACGACCACCAGCGGCCAGAAGACCCCCGAGCCCAGCTCCACCCCCAGCCCGTCCGCCAGCGCCGGCGGCAAGGGTGACGACAAGGGCGGCAAGCCGTCCGGCACGCCGTCGGCCTCCTCGTCGGCTTCCACGTCCTCCTCGGCCAGCCCGAGCACCCAGGGGCGGGCCCTCTCCGAGGGGCTGAAGGCCGACAAGAAGCCCAGCGAGACCCCCTCGCCGTCGAACACCCCGAAGCCCGACCCGTCCAAGAACCCGCCCGGCTCCACCAGCCAGGAGGAGCTGGCCAAGCAGTTCGCGGCCCTGGACTGCACCAAGCCGGCCGCCCGCGCCGCGGTCGCCGACAAGGCGGCCAACGCCAAGCCGAGCGACCCCGTGCTGGCCTGCAGCGAGAAGGGCGACTCCAAGTTCGTCCTCGGCCCCTCCGAGGTCGAGGGCACCGACGTGGACGACGCCTCCGCGGTCTTCGAGAGCCAGAACGGAGCGGGCTGGATCGTCCAGCTCGACTTCAACGGCAAGGGCTCCAAGAAGTTCGCCAAGACCACCGGCGAGCTCACCACCAAGCAGTCCCCGCAGAACCGCTTCGCGATCGTCCTGGACGGCGAGGTCGTCTCCGACCCCGAGGTCACCCAGGGCGCCATCACCGGCGGCCGGGCCACCATCTCCGGCGGTTTCACCCAGCAGAGCTCCGAGGACCTGGCCAACGTGCTGTCCTACGGTGCGCTCCCGCTGTCCTTCGACATCGCGGACGAGACCACCGTCTCCGCCGCGCTCGGCGGTGAGCAGCTGGACGCCGGTCTGGTCGCCGGTGCCATCGGCCTCGCGCTCGTCGTGATCTACCTGGTCGTCTACTACCGCGGTCTCGCCCTCGTGGCCATGGCCAGCCTCGGCGTCTCCGCGATCCTGACGTACACGATCATGGTGCTGCTCGGCCCGGGCATCGGCTTCGCGCTGAACCTGCCGGCGGTCTGCGGTGCGATCGTGGCCATCGGTATCACCGCCGACTCGTTCATCGTCTACTTCGAGCGGATCCGCGACGAGATCCGGGAGGGCCGCTCGCTGCGCCCCGCCGTGGAGCGCGGCTGGCCGCGGGCCCGGCGCACCATCCTGGTGTCGGACTTCGTGTCGTTCCTGGCCGCCGCGGTGCTCTACGTCGTCACCGTCGGCAAGGTGCAGGGCTTCGCCTTCACCCTGGGGCTCACCACGCTGCTCGACGTCGCCGTGGTGTTCCTCTTCACCAAGCCGCTGATGACGATCCTCGCCCGCCGCCCGTTCTTCGGGAACGGCCATTCGTGGTCCGGACTGGACCCCAAGCGCCTCGGGGTCACGCCGCCACTGCGCCGTCGCCGTCCCGCCGCCCCCGGCCCCGCCGACACGAAGGAGGCGTGA
- the secF gene encoding protein translocase subunit SecF encodes MSRLGTLGARLYRGEVGYDFVGKRKLWYGVSILITITAIVGLAVRGLNMGIEFSGGAVFTTPNTKVSASDLRQTAEDASGGHTVVVQELGRGGLRIQISELGTKEALPVQENLAKELGVKTSKIDTQLVGPSWGEQIAGKAWQGLAIFMVLVVIYLAIAFEWRMALAALIALIHDLTITVGVYALVGFEVTPGTVIGLLTILGYSLYDTVVVFDGLKEASRDLTKQTRFTYSEIANRSLNSTLVRSINTTIVALLPVGALLFIGGGLLGAGMLNDISLALFVGLAAGAYSSIFIATPLVADLKERDPKMKALAKRVKAKRAASAKAEAAESSSDEEEAPGLEDAAAAPSGVVGQRRQPAARNRGRGRPSGKRR; translated from the coding sequence ATGTCGCGACTCGGCACTCTCGGCGCCAGGCTCTACCGAGGCGAGGTCGGCTACGACTTCGTCGGCAAGCGGAAGCTCTGGTACGGCGTCTCGATACTGATCACCATCACGGCCATCGTGGGCCTGGCGGTGCGCGGTCTGAACATGGGCATCGAGTTCTCCGGCGGCGCGGTCTTCACCACCCCGAACACCAAGGTCTCGGCCTCCGACCTGCGCCAGACGGCGGAGGACGCGTCCGGCGGCCACACCGTCGTCGTCCAGGAGCTCGGCCGGGGCGGCCTGCGGATCCAGATCAGCGAGCTGGGCACCAAGGAAGCCCTGCCGGTCCAGGAGAACCTCGCCAAGGAGCTGGGCGTCAAGACCAGCAAGATCGACACTCAGCTTGTCGGTCCGAGCTGGGGCGAGCAGATCGCCGGCAAGGCCTGGCAGGGTCTGGCGATCTTCATGGTGCTGGTGGTGATCTATCTCGCCATCGCCTTCGAATGGCGGATGGCGCTGGCCGCCCTGATCGCCCTGATCCACGACCTCACCATCACCGTCGGTGTCTACGCACTGGTCGGCTTCGAGGTCACCCCGGGCACCGTGATCGGTCTGCTGACGATCCTCGGATATTCGCTCTACGACACCGTCGTGGTCTTCGACGGCCTCAAGGAAGCGTCGAGGGATCTCACCAAGCAGACCCGCTTCACCTACAGCGAAATCGCCAACCGCAGCCTCAACTCGACCTTGGTGCGGTCCATCAACACCACGATCGTGGCGCTGCTGCCGGTTGGCGCGCTGCTGTTCATCGGTGGCGGTCTGCTCGGCGCGGGCATGCTCAACGACATCTCCCTGGCGCTCTTCGTGGGCCTCGCCGCCGGTGCGTACTCCTCGATCTTCATCGCGACCCCGCTGGTCGCGGATCTGAAGGAGCGCGACCCGAAGATGAAGGCCCTGGCCAAGCGGGTCAAGGCCAAGCGTGCCGCGTCCGCCAAGGCCGAGGCCGCCGAGTCGTCGTCCGACGAGGAGGAGGCCCCCGGCCTGGAGGACGCCGCCGCGGCCCCCTCCGGGGTCGTCGGTCAGCGTCGCCAGCCCGCCGCCCGTAACCGGGGGCGCGGCCGGCCGTCGGGCAAGCGGCGATGA
- a CDS encoding adenine phosphoribosyltransferase, giving the protein MTETTKTAADSPDGSSDGSGAAAADELRTLLLSRIQDVPDYPKPGVMFKDITPLLADATAFGALTEALAELCVRHRADKVVGLEARGFILAAPAAVRAGIGFVPVRKAGKLPGATLGQAYELEYGTAEIEIHADALEPGDRVLVIDDVLATGGTAEASLQLIRRAGAQIAGVAVLLELGFLDGRGRLLAALDSAPLEALITV; this is encoded by the coding sequence ATGACCGAGACGACGAAGACCGCGGCGGATAGTCCCGACGGCAGTTCCGACGGATCCGGTGCGGCCGCCGCCGACGAGCTGCGCACACTGCTGCTCAGCCGGATCCAGGACGTGCCGGACTACCCCAAGCCGGGCGTGATGTTCAAGGACATCACCCCGCTGCTCGCCGACGCCACCGCCTTCGGCGCGCTCACCGAAGCGCTCGCCGAGCTGTGCGTCCGGCACCGGGCGGACAAGGTGGTGGGCCTGGAGGCGCGTGGCTTCATCCTCGCCGCCCCGGCCGCCGTCCGCGCCGGAATCGGCTTCGTACCGGTCCGCAAGGCCGGCAAGCTCCCCGGGGCGACGCTCGGCCAGGCGTACGAGCTGGAGTACGGCACCGCCGAGATCGAGATACACGCCGACGCGCTGGAGCCCGGTGACCGGGTCCTGGTGATCGACGACGTACTGGCCACCGGCGGCACCGCCGAGGCGTCCCTGCAGCTCATCCGGCGGGCCGGCGCCCAGATCGCCGGGGTCGCCGTGCTGCTGGAGCTCGGCTTCCTCGACGGCCGTGGCCGTCTGCTGGCCGCGCTCGACAGCGCCCCGCTGGAGGCCCTGATCACGGTCTGA